A region from the Aegilops tauschii subsp. strangulata cultivar AL8/78 chromosome 5, Aet v6.0, whole genome shotgun sequence genome encodes:
- the LOC109759172 gene encoding F-box only protein 13-like, with protein sequence MALDRSPRMSTQAKGVLSSHPSPPHGCKATPDVTKGEETQEAQGQRFQEHTLPEPRATMSGRMELSAQMSMAPPTNGGKRRCSRPGLGDIHEDMLERVLARLPPASFFRLRAVCREWRAVAASPTFLDACARVPSRHPWFLMLSERPHPVVAFDAAGRSWNACRAPTGSMPVAASGGLVLYSVLATGALCVSNPLTGASRALPTPPQGPGVPQLHAIAMYGSPYRVALFTGELPDLSMAVFDSSEDSWEGPMPLARRSGTSSPDAPPHGGDETVYFLSKSGDVVATNMKRSSLKQYSSVVVPSECGAVVYFLSHSGTVLACDTASRTFAELPRILPVHFEYSIDVVACNGASYAVVLSEYLDTASLRVWQFAEGAWRQVAAMPPGMAHGFYGKKADINCVGHGDRVMVCVSSGEFNGCFMCDVASNEWEELPRCINGDGEIIDFLAAFSFEPRVEINV encoded by the exons ATGGCACTCGATCGCTCTCCTCGCATGTCAACGCAAGCAAAAGGTGTCCTCTCCTCCCATCCATCTCCACCGCACGGATGTAAAGCCACCCCAGACGTAACAAAGGGTGAGGAGACTCAAGAGGCGCAAGGGCAAAGATTCCAAGAACACACCCTACCTGAGCCAAGAGCAACCATGAG TGGCCGAATGGAACTGAGCGCGCAGATGTCGATGGCGCCGCCGACCAACGGCGGGAAGCGCAGGTGCTCACGGCCCGGCCTGGGGGATATCCACGAGGACATGCTGGAGCGCGtcctcgcgcgcctcccgccGGCCAGCTTCTTCCGCCTCCGCGCCGTCTGTCGCGAGTGGCGCGCGGTCGCCGCATCCCCTACATTCCTCGACGCCTGCGCGCGCGTCCCTTCCCGCCACCCGTGGTTCCTCATGCTCTCCGAACGGCCACACCCGGTGGTCGCCTTCGACGCCGCCGGGCGCTCCTGGAACGCCTGCCGCGCCCCAACGGGGTCCATGCCTGTGGCCGCGTCGGGTGGCCTCGTCCTCTACAGCGTGCTGGCCACGGGCGCGCTCTGCGTCTCCAACCCTCTCACCGGCGCATCCCGCGCGCTCCCCACGCCGCCGCAGGGCCCGGGCGTGCCGCAGCTCCACGCGATTGCCATGTACGGCTCCCCCTACCGCGTGGCGCTCTTCACGGGCGAGCTCCCTGACCTGTCCATGGCGGTGTTCGACTCGTCCGAGGACTCGTGGGAGGGCCCAATGCCGCTCGCCCGGAGGTCCGGGACCTCTTCCCCGGACGCGCCGCCCCATGGTGGCGACGAGACGGTCTACTTTCTGAGCAAGTCCGGCGACGTGGTGGCCACCAACATGAAACGCAGCTCGTTGAAGCAGTACTCCTCGGTGGTCGTCCCGTCCGAGTGCGGCGCCGTGGTCTACTTCCTGAGCCACTCGGGCACGGTCCTCGCCTGCGACACGGCGAGCCGCACGTTTGCCGAGCTGCCCCGGATCCTCCCCGTGCATTTCGAGTACTCCATCGACGTCGTGGCATGCAACGGCGCCTCctacgccgtcgtgctgtcggaGTACCTGGACACGGCGAGCCTGCGGGTGTGGCAGTTCGCGGAGGGCGCGTGGAGGCAGGTGGCCGCCATGCCGCCAGGCATGGCGCACGGGTTCTACGGAAAGAAGGCCGACATCAACTGCGTCGGGCACGGCGACCGCGTAATGGTCTGCGTGAGCTCGGGTGAGTTCAATGGCTGCTTCATGTGCGACGTGGCAAGCAACGAATGGGAGGAGCTGCCCAGGTGCATCAATGGCGACGGAGAGATCATCGACTTCCTGgccgccttctccttcgagccgaGAGTAGAGATCAACGTCTAA